One Halalkalicoccus sp. NIPERK01 DNA window includes the following coding sequences:
- a CDS encoding ubiquitin-like small modifier protein 1 — protein sequence MNLELRSFATFREAIGRKTIEREYEDGATVGDVLAALESEFDGLEGRLLDDEGAIQPQLSILKNGRDVTHAQGPETPLESGDTVSLFPPVAGGR from the coding sequence ATGAACCTCGAACTGCGCTCGTTCGCGACGTTTCGGGAGGCCATCGGCCGGAAGACGATCGAACGCGAGTACGAGGACGGGGCCACGGTCGGGGACGTGCTCGCGGCCCTCGAATCCGAGTTCGACGGGTTGGAGGGCCGGCTTCTCGACGACGAGGGGGCGATCCAACCGCAGCTCTCGATCCTCAAGAACGGCCGGGACGTGACCCACGCACAGGGTCCGGAGACGCCGCTCGAGTCGGGCGATACGGTGAGCCTCTTCCCGCCGGTCGCCGGAGGACGATGA
- a CDS encoding CHY zinc finger protein yields MVDDVTVRGVDLDSETRCAHYDSPRDVIAIRFPCCGEWYACYECHAARADHDAERWPAEARDERAVRCGVCGVELTIREYLDSRHVCPACGAAFNPGCANHYHYYFAGVSEASGFDRS; encoded by the coding sequence ATGGTCGACGACGTAACCGTCCGTGGCGTCGACCTCGACTCCGAGACACGGTGTGCCCACTACGACTCGCCACGGGACGTGATCGCGATCCGGTTTCCCTGTTGTGGCGAGTGGTACGCCTGCTACGAGTGTCACGCCGCCCGCGCGGACCACGACGCCGAACGCTGGCCCGCAGAGGCCCGCGACGAACGCGCCGTCCGCTGTGGGGTCTGCGGGGTCGAACTCACGATCCGCGAGTACCTCGATTCACGCCACGTTTGCCCCGCCTGTGGCGCGGCGTTCAACCCCGGCTGTGCGAACCACTATCACTACTACTTCGCCGGCGTGTCGGAAGCTTCTGGTTTCGATCGGTCCTAA
- a CDS encoding NUDIX hydrolase, whose translation MSDPLEWETLDESVAYSCPGFDVIHEEVRLPDGTETEFDYAREPPAAVILPFTPEGEVVLIEEWRHAVKRVNRGLPAGSMEPDEDMETAARRELAEETGYEADRVENLTTAEPANGLLDVVHHYFVAHDCEPTAEKDLDFNESIRVTTADWDALLEEVQSGEIRDGRTALGVLRYALST comes from the coding sequence ATGAGCGATCCCCTCGAATGGGAGACGCTGGACGAGTCGGTTGCCTACTCGTGCCCCGGCTTCGACGTGATCCACGAGGAGGTCCGCCTGCCCGACGGCACCGAGACGGAGTTCGACTACGCGCGCGAGCCACCGGCGGCGGTGATCCTCCCGTTCACCCCCGAGGGCGAGGTCGTCCTCATCGAGGAGTGGCGCCACGCCGTGAAACGGGTCAACCGCGGGCTTCCGGCGGGGAGCATGGAACCCGATGAGGACATGGAAACGGCCGCACGGCGCGAACTCGCCGAGGAGACCGGATACGAGGCCGACCGCGTGGAGAACCTCACCACGGCGGAGCCGGCGAACGGCCTGCTCGACGTGGTCCACCACTACTTCGTCGCCCACGACTGCGAGCCGACCGCCGAAAAGGACCTCGATTTCAACGAGTCGATCCGGGTGACGACCGCCGACTGGGACGCGCTCCTCGAGGAGGTCCAAAGCGGCGAGATCCGCGACGGGCGGACCGCCCTCGGAGTGCTCCGCTACGCCCTCTCGACATGA
- the tgtA gene encoding tRNA guanosine(15) transglycosylase TgtA — protein MSEIFEARDWDAAGRIGRLSVPRAGVTVETPTIMPVVNPHIQTIPPRELAERFGAEILITNSYILHGSDDLREEALSRGLHDLLDFPGAIMTDSGSFQLSEYGEIDVTSAEILDFQRAIGSDIATPVDIPTPPEAVRESAEIELETTQERLERASEFDAGDMLLSAPVQGSTYPDLRESAGEHAAGTGLDVFPVGAVVPLMNDYRYGEMIDVVMAAKRGLGPAAPVHLFGAGHPMMFALAVAAGCDLFDSAAYAIYARDGRYLTVRGTDHLADLDYFPCSCPVCAEFSPAEVEAHDETERLLSEHNLHVSFGEIRRIKQAIRSGTLLELVETRARGHPTMLDGYRALLSHVDELERTDPASKTTFFYLSGESARRPEVFRHHRRLERLSVPDSLLLADGSAEGIDAEEVWAVRPPFGPVPDELAETYPANAEIPDRLDAEAYAAAARGVAKLAEANPDCEVTLVAEWPDRALAALPETVRVEPTDSSREGSDEGP, from the coding sequence ATGAGCGAGATCTTCGAGGCCCGCGACTGGGACGCCGCCGGGCGGATCGGCCGGCTCTCGGTCCCGCGTGCGGGCGTCACCGTCGAGACCCCCACCATCATGCCGGTGGTCAACCCCCACATCCAGACGATCCCTCCCCGGGAACTCGCAGAACGCTTCGGCGCGGAGATCCTCATCACGAACTCCTACATCCTGCACGGCAGCGACGACCTGCGCGAGGAGGCCCTCTCGCGTGGTCTGCACGACCTGCTGGATTTCCCCGGCGCGATCATGACCGACTCGGGCTCGTTTCAACTCTCCGAATACGGCGAGATCGACGTCACGAGCGCGGAGATCCTGGACTTTCAGCGCGCGATCGGCTCCGACATCGCCACGCCGGTCGACATCCCGACGCCGCCCGAGGCCGTCCGAGAGAGCGCCGAAATCGAACTCGAAACCACGCAGGAGCGACTCGAACGGGCGAGCGAGTTCGACGCGGGCGACATGCTCCTCTCGGCCCCCGTCCAGGGATCGACCTACCCCGACCTGCGCGAGTCGGCGGGCGAACACGCCGCGGGGACGGGGCTGGACGTCTTTCCGGTGGGGGCGGTCGTCCCGCTGATGAACGACTACCGGTACGGCGAGATGATCGACGTCGTGATGGCCGCCAAACGGGGGCTCGGGCCGGCCGCGCCGGTCCACCTCTTCGGCGCGGGCCACCCCATGATGTTCGCGCTCGCGGTCGCCGCGGGCTGTGACCTGTTCGATTCGGCGGCCTACGCCATCTACGCGCGCGACGGGCGCTACCTCACGGTTCGGGGGACCGACCACCTCGCGGACCTCGATTACTTCCCGTGTTCGTGTCCGGTCTGCGCCGAGTTCTCGCCCGCGGAGGTTGAGGCACACGACGAGACGGAGCGGCTGCTCTCGGAGCACAACCTCCACGTCTCCTTCGGCGAGATACGGCGGATCAAGCAGGCCATCCGGTCGGGCACCTTGCTCGAACTCGTCGAAACACGGGCGAGAGGCCATCCGACCATGCTCGACGGCTACCGGGCACTGCTTTCCCATGTCGACGAACTCGAACGCACCGACCCCGCCTCGAAGACCACCTTCTTCTACCTCTCGGGCGAGAGCGCCCGCCGACCCGAGGTGTTCCGTCACCACCGCCGACTCGAACGGCTCTCGGTCCCCGACTCGCTCCTGCTCGCCGACGGCTCCGCCGAAGGGATCGACGCGGAGGAGGTCTGGGCGGTCCGCCCGCCGTTCGGGCCCGTCCCGGACGAACTCGCCGAGACCTATCCTGCAAACGCCGAGATCCCCGACCGACTCGACGCCGAGGCCTACGCCGCCGCCGCCCGCGGGGTCGCCAAGCTAGCCGAGGCGAACCCCGACTGCGAGGTCACGCTCGTCGCGGAGTGGCCCGATCGGGCGCTCGCGGCCCTGCCCGAGACGGTACGGGTCGAACCGACGGATAGTTCCCGTGAGGGGTCCGACGAGGGGCCATGA
- a CDS encoding DEAD/DEAH box helicase family protein: protein MTDDTPLDEFYDAIQELGHPVVTAEEVARVLDCTQEEADRRLSELAETGGVGRRNVERDPVVFYPAEWDQQARRERVVTFPNRRELVVSHPEQFTRARLSTFAHLVDSNSAGDALYRIREEDIWGAPYDDLADLLVALRRVTGERHEALEEWITSQWKRARQFTLRTHEDGYTVLEASSESLMGNVARQVLDESHLHAPISDTESWVREGSEAEIKRILYDEGYPVRDARDLDTGDPLEVDLSLELRDYQREWVERFVERKAGVLVGPPGSGKTVAGMGAMAAVGGETLVLVPSRELAAQWRESLLANTSLDESRIGEYHGGEKEIRPVTIATYQTAGMDRHRRLFDERRWGLILYDECLSGDTVVETSDGKTTFEALDAKYEFDDGWNEEVDLTVRTYDLEHETYQWDSVTGVYRTSAPVQRITTNTGRRLKATEGHTHLVFDPKTCEIHEQQGLREGDYLVQPLSEPTARPADTATAVDLARAELLGWFIGDGHLNRYDDVKFSFSRRSNEQIAILTQLCDSLGATYSTFENARGDRTLWIPKLRETLDWQGPSGNKTTTVSVPDESYVWSEDRIGALLRGLFDAEGSIDPKGRIEFDTTSEQLATDVSLLLQKVGIMVRRHTLERESPRHNTIHRLYVPSFYGPRFRERVGFRFDHKSNRLTDGDTPATGLPVGPFLSAVKDDLRLTGSELGSMMDISRTTVDDVIRGKYQLGQRNLHALTDGLAQYADETAADAATARKQYNITFERLATAMDVSLGTAHRQFGSKTSAARDAVAEIVVSRQKRAVEYVRRLKELTNVNVLRVDDIEEIGTETVYDFETESHTFLANGILTHNCHHIPAPIFRQSADLQSKHRLGLSATPVRESDDEAEIFTLIGPPIGTDWSALFEAGYVMEPDVEIRYVPWASEAAESEYASALGHERRQVAASNPAKLAEIRRLLEDHAEEKVLIFVDWLEQGEEYAEALDIPFLSGETRYAKRERLLSEFRHGTRDVLLVSRVGDEGIDLPAATVAIVASGLGGSRRQGAQRAGRTMRPVGGAQVYVLATRGTEEEEFARGQMRHLQQKGVNVLETDAETA, encoded by the coding sequence GTGACCGACGACACCCCGCTCGACGAGTTCTACGACGCGATCCAGGAACTGGGCCACCCGGTCGTCACCGCCGAGGAGGTCGCGCGGGTCCTCGACTGTACGCAGGAGGAGGCCGATCGCCGACTCTCGGAACTCGCCGAGACCGGCGGGGTAGGCCGCCGGAACGTCGAGCGCGACCCCGTGGTCTTCTACCCCGCCGAGTGGGACCAGCAGGCGAGGCGCGAGCGGGTCGTCACCTTCCCCAACCGCCGCGAACTCGTCGTCTCGCACCCCGAGCAGTTCACCCGGGCGCGGCTCTCGACGTTCGCCCACCTCGTCGATTCGAACAGCGCGGGCGACGCGCTCTATCGCATCAGGGAAGAGGACATCTGGGGGGCGCCCTACGACGACCTCGCCGATCTGCTGGTCGCCCTCCGGCGGGTGACCGGCGAGCGCCACGAGGCCCTCGAGGAGTGGATCACGAGCCAGTGGAAGCGCGCCCGACAGTTCACCCTGCGGACCCACGAGGACGGGTACACCGTCCTCGAGGCGAGCAGCGAGAGCCTGATGGGCAACGTCGCCCGGCAGGTACTGGACGAATCGCACCTCCACGCGCCGATCTCCGACACCGAGAGCTGGGTGCGCGAGGGCAGCGAGGCCGAGATCAAGCGGATCCTCTACGACGAGGGCTACCCCGTGCGCGACGCCCGCGATCTGGATACGGGCGATCCCCTCGAGGTCGACCTCTCGCTCGAACTCCGGGACTATCAGCGCGAGTGGGTCGAGCGCTTCGTCGAGCGGAAGGCGGGCGTCCTCGTGGGGCCGCCCGGCAGCGGCAAGACCGTCGCGGGCATGGGCGCGATGGCCGCGGTCGGCGGCGAGACCCTTGTACTCGTCCCCTCTCGGGAACTCGCCGCCCAGTGGCGCGAGTCGCTGCTCGCGAACACGTCGCTCGACGAGAGCCGGATCGGCGAGTATCACGGCGGGGAGAAGGAGATCCGGCCGGTGACGATCGCCACCTACCAGACGGCGGGCATGGACCGCCACCGCCGGCTGTTCGACGAACGGCGGTGGGGCCTCATACTCTACGACGAATGTCTTTCCGGCGATACCGTCGTTGAGACTTCAGACGGGAAAACGACGTTCGAGGCGCTGGATGCGAAGTATGAGTTCGATGATGGGTGGAACGAGGAGGTGGACCTCACAGTACGGACGTATGATCTCGAACACGAGACCTATCAGTGGGACTCGGTTACAGGCGTATACAGAACGTCCGCTCCGGTTCAGCGGATCACGACCAACACTGGCCGTCGTTTGAAAGCCACGGAGGGACATACTCACCTCGTATTCGACCCGAAAACGTGCGAGATTCACGAACAACAGGGACTTAGGGAGGGAGACTACCTCGTCCAGCCGCTTTCGGAGCCGACCGCTCGACCGGCCGACACTGCCACCGCAGTAGATCTCGCGCGTGCCGAACTGCTCGGCTGGTTTATCGGGGACGGACACCTGAATCGGTACGACGACGTGAAGTTTTCGTTCTCTCGCCGCTCGAACGAGCAGATAGCTATCCTAACCCAGTTGTGTGACTCACTCGGAGCAACGTATTCGACGTTCGAGAACGCGCGTGGTGATCGCACCCTATGGATCCCGAAGCTACGCGAGACGCTCGATTGGCAAGGCCCGTCTGGCAACAAAACAACCACCGTTTCCGTTCCGGACGAGAGTTACGTGTGGTCCGAAGATCGTATCGGCGCACTCCTCCGAGGACTGTTCGATGCTGAGGGGTCCATCGATCCGAAGGGACGTATCGAATTCGATACGACATCGGAGCAGTTGGCGACTGATGTCTCTTTGCTCCTTCAGAAAGTGGGGATCATGGTTCGACGTCATACCCTCGAACGCGAGAGTCCACGACACAACACGATTCATCGACTGTACGTTCCCTCGTTCTACGGTCCCCGGTTCAGGGAACGAGTCGGGTTCCGATTCGACCACAAGTCGAACCGGCTTACCGATGGAGATACTCCAGCGACTGGACTGCCAGTTGGACCGTTCCTGTCGGCAGTGAAGGACGATCTGCGCCTTACTGGGAGCGAATTGGGTTCGATGATGGATATATCGAGGACCACCGTCGACGACGTTATTCGCGGAAAGTACCAGCTTGGACAGCGAAATCTGCACGCACTTACCGACGGTTTAGCACAGTATGCGGACGAAACTGCCGCTGACGCTGCGACTGCTCGCAAGCAGTACAATATCACGTTCGAACGCCTCGCTACCGCGATGGACGTTTCACTCGGTACTGCACACCGGCAGTTCGGATCAAAAACCTCAGCCGCCCGCGACGCTGTCGCAGAGATCGTCGTTTCTCGTCAAAAACGTGCAGTAGAGTACGTTCGACGGTTAAAGGAGCTTACGAACGTTAACGTCCTCCGCGTCGATGATATCGAAGAGATCGGGACAGAGACTGTCTACGATTTCGAGACGGAATCGCACACGTTCCTCGCGAACGGAATCCTGACGCACAACTGCCACCACATTCCCGCGCCGATCTTCCGCCAGAGCGCGGACCTCCAGTCGAAACACCGGCTGGGGCTGTCGGCGACCCCCGTCAGGGAAAGCGACGACGAGGCCGAGATCTTCACCCTGATCGGCCCGCCGATCGGCACCGACTGGTCGGCGCTGTTCGAGGCGGGCTACGTGATGGAACCGGACGTGGAGATCCGCTACGTCCCGTGGGCGAGCGAGGCGGCAGAATCCGAATACGCGAGCGCGCTGGGCCACGAGCGCCGGCAGGTCGCCGCCTCGAACCCCGCGAAACTCGCGGAGATCCGCCGCCTGCTCGAGGATCACGCGGAGGAGAAGGTCCTGATCTTCGTCGACTGGCTCGAACAGGGCGAGGAGTACGCCGAGGCGCTCGACATCCCCTTCCTGAGCGGCGAGACCCGCTACGCGAAACGCGAGCGCCTCCTCTCGGAATTCAGGCATGGAACGCGCGACGTCCTGCTGGTCTCGCGGGTGGGCGACGAGGGGATCGACCTGCCCGCGGCGACGGTCGCCATCGTCGCGAGCGGGCTCGGGGGGTCGCGCCGACAGGGTGCCCAGCGCGCGGGCCGGACGATGCGTCCCGTCGGCGGCGCACAGGTGTACGTGCTCGCGACGCGGGGGACCGAGGAGGAGGAGTTCGCGCGCGGACAGATGCGTCACCTCCAGCAGAAGGGCGTGAACGTCCTCGAAACGGACGCCGAGACCGCCTGA
- the arcS gene encoding archaeosine synthase subunit alpha, with protein MTEHFEVHGRDGAARLGEVRLSESVRTPALADDFVEDAGSLWSEDRELPDGHENRVTILPHRAFPSGTAEEVEEAFAVSHPDVEYPSAAVVSPSTAGDVGTDAYVLSTAQGVVGHASALREAIIETREAIPADTALYLSGVATPRNAALLAYVGVDLLDTHRAVVKGTQGKYLTSEGEHFLSDLEELPCACPACQRSIEEFTREDCAEHNENALRAELATVRERIRAGRLRDYVEGQARHAPWLTSLFREFDSEWGYLEERTPIHRTSEISATTDDTLRRVEIQRFADRVTSRYRNRFSNPLVLVPCSATKPYSESQSHGQFHDAIQYRAHLVSMTSPIGVVPQELETTYPAQHYDTAVTGRWTETEIAFVSRVLRRYLERNDYPRIIAHLPEDYREIVERVEPHVDAEIEYTVEDHPTTTDSIANLMRTLDGELKYGKRERQHNTVKAIADYQFGEGAGEELFDDLSIQSRYPKFRAHTADGEQLAAMVPQYGTLALTLAGARQWIESDAHTKRVEIDGFVPHGNVLAPGILDADETIRTGDEVVVEGPKAFAVGRAEMFGREMTESSRGVAVDVRHVEERYR; from the coding sequence ATGACCGAGCACTTCGAGGTCCACGGGCGCGACGGGGCCGCACGCCTCGGCGAGGTCCGCCTCAGTGAGTCCGTACGGACCCCGGCGCTCGCCGACGACTTCGTCGAGGACGCCGGCAGCCTCTGGTCGGAGGACCGTGAGTTGCCCGACGGCCACGAGAACCGCGTGACGATCCTCCCGCATCGGGCGTTTCCGAGTGGCACCGCAGAGGAGGTCGAGGAGGCGTTCGCCGTCTCGCATCCGGACGTCGAGTACCCGAGCGCCGCGGTCGTTTCCCCTTCTACCGCCGGCGATGTCGGTACCGACGCCTACGTCCTCTCGACCGCGCAGGGGGTCGTCGGCCACGCGAGCGCGCTTCGGGAGGCGATCATCGAAACCAGGGAGGCGATCCCCGCCGACACCGCACTCTATCTCTCGGGCGTCGCCACGCCGCGGAACGCCGCCCTGCTCGCCTACGTCGGCGTCGACCTCCTCGATACCCACAGAGCGGTCGTGAAGGGCACCCAGGGCAAGTATCTCACGAGCGAGGGCGAGCACTTCCTCTCGGATCTGGAGGAACTGCCGTGTGCCTGTCCGGCGTGCCAGCGCTCGATCGAGGAGTTCACCCGCGAGGACTGCGCCGAACACAACGAGAACGCGCTCAGGGCCGAACTCGCGACCGTGCGCGAGCGGATCCGCGCGGGACGGCTTCGGGATTACGTCGAGGGGCAGGCCCGCCACGCGCCGTGGCTGACCTCTCTCTTCCGGGAGTTCGATTCGGAGTGGGGCTACCTCGAGGAGCGAACCCCGATCCACCGCACCAGTGAAATCAGCGCGACGACCGACGACACCCTTCGCCGGGTGGAGATCCAGCGCTTCGCCGACCGGGTCACGTCGCGCTATCGCAATCGGTTTTCGAACCCGCTCGTGTTGGTACCCTGTTCGGCCACGAAACCCTACAGCGAGTCCCAGAGCCACGGCCAGTTCCACGACGCGATCCAGTACCGGGCCCACCTCGTCTCGATGACCTCGCCGATCGGGGTCGTCCCCCAGGAACTCGAGACGACCTACCCCGCCCAGCACTACGACACCGCCGTTACGGGAAGGTGGACTGAAACCGAGATCGCCTTCGTTTCCCGCGTGCTCCGGCGCTACCTCGAACGCAACGACTACCCGAGGATCATCGCTCACCTGCCCGAGGACTACCGCGAGATCGTAGAGCGCGTCGAACCCCACGTCGACGCCGAGATCGAGTACACCGTCGAGGACCACCCGACCACGACCGACTCGATCGCGAACCTCATGCGGACGCTCGACGGCGAACTCAAGTACGGAAAGCGCGAGCGCCAGCACAACACGGTGAAAGCGATCGCGGACTACCAGTTCGGCGAGGGCGCGGGCGAGGAACTCTTCGACGACCTCTCGATCCAGAGCCGGTACCCGAAGTTCCGCGCGCACACCGCGGATGGCGAGCAACTGGCCGCGATGGTCCCCCAGTACGGGACGCTGGCGCTGACGCTCGCGGGCGCTCGGCAATGGATCGAGAGCGACGCTCACACCAAACGCGTCGAGATCGACGGGTTCGTTCCCCACGGGAACGTCCTCGCGCCGGGGATTCTGGATGCCGACGAGACCATCCGCACGGGCGACGAGGTGGTCGTCGAGGGTCCCAAAGCCTTCGCGGTCGGGCGCGCGGAGATGTTCGGCCGCGAGATGACAGAGAGCTCTCGGGGAGTTGCGGTCGATGTCCGTCACGTCGAGGAGCGGTACCGATAG
- a CDS encoding bifunctional 2-polyprenyl-6-hydroxyphenol methylase/3-demethylubiquinol 3-O-methyltransferase UbiG, whose product MTDEERARWNERYRERDPPSDPSDLLREWIDDLPAGRALDVATGGGRNALFLADHTYSVDAIDVSEEGLEIARERAADRGVSERIEFVRDDVEEYELPSGTYDMIVVSRYYSLNALPALKRALAPGGVLLYEHRLHPPGDDSHRFRFHPNDLLRACLDLRVVSYEEPMEITEDDADVRLVARKE is encoded by the coding sequence ATGACCGACGAGGAGCGCGCCCGCTGGAACGAGCGCTATCGCGAGCGCGACCCGCCGAGCGATCCCTCGGACCTCCTTCGGGAGTGGATCGATGACCTCCCCGCAGGTCGGGCGCTCGACGTCGCGACCGGCGGCGGCCGGAACGCGCTTTTCCTCGCCGATCATACCTACTCGGTCGACGCGATCGACGTCTCCGAGGAGGGACTCGAGATCGCCCGCGAGCGCGCGGCCGACCGGGGCGTCTCCGAGCGCATCGAGTTCGTCCGGGACGACGTCGAGGAGTACGAGCTTCCTTCCGGGACGTACGACATGATCGTGGTGAGTCGCTACTACAGCCTGAACGCGCTGCCCGCCCTCAAGCGCGCGCTCGCACCCGGGGGCGTCCTGCTGTACGAACATCGCCTCCACCCGCCCGGCGACGACTCCCACCGATTTCGGTTTCACCCCAACGACCTTCTGCGGGCATGCCTCGACCTGCGGGTCGTCAGCTACGAGGAGCCGATGGAGATCACGGAGGACGACGCCGACGTGCGGCTGGTCGCCCGGAAGGAGTGA
- a CDS encoding helix-hairpin-helix domain-containing protein: protein MTDQHTPMNVAFEMQRLAIEQGQRAFEQGVQAQRNANRMALSGFEVQEELQHQSLELMRETTHGYLDAVESTVPGGRSGFRQLHRAVDQQFDSVEEGHDQLLESLESGFEEGTEAYDEALERQVDVIEEQTETLLDAQEETRERTEAVSEEFREQIEESQERMRQQSEQFQEQLEGQSEQFREEMQQFQEQLTEQLETLQSEMLETQEQLQEQAEEQVEGTQTRLQQQTEETGERIERIQGLGETYADRLREAGFESMETLAEANAEAVAEAAEVSEEQAEEWIGVVESNQF from the coding sequence ATGACCGATCAGCATACACCGATGAACGTGGCGTTCGAGATGCAGCGACTGGCGATCGAGCAAGGCCAGCGTGCCTTCGAGCAGGGGGTCCAGGCCCAGCGAAACGCGAACCGGATGGCGCTCAGCGGCTTCGAGGTCCAAGAAGAGCTCCAACACCAGAGCCTCGAGCTGATGCGCGAGACGACCCACGGCTATCTCGACGCCGTCGAATCGACGGTTCCCGGCGGGCGAAGCGGGTTCCGTCAGCTTCACCGCGCCGTCGACCAGCAGTTCGACAGCGTCGAAGAGGGCCACGATCAGCTCCTCGAGAGCCTCGAATCCGGGTTCGAGGAGGGGACTGAGGCGTACGATGAGGCCCTCGAACGGCAGGTCGACGTGATCGAGGAGCAGACCGAGACGCTGCTCGACGCCCAAGAGGAAACCCGGGAACGGACCGAAGCGGTCTCCGAGGAGTTCCGAGAGCAGATCGAGGAGTCACAGGAGCGAATGCGCCAGCAGTCGGAGCAGTTCCAGGAGCAACTCGAGGGACAGTCCGAACAGTTTCGAGAGGAGATGCAGCAGTTCCAGGAGCAACTGACCGAACAGCTCGAAACGCTCCAGTCCGAGATGCTCGAGACCCAAGAGCAACTGCAAGAGCAGGCCGAAGAACAGGTCGAGGGCACGCAGACACGGCTCCAGCAGCAGACCGAGGAGACAGGGGAACGGATCGAGCGGATCCAGGGACTCGGCGAGACCTACGCCGACCGACTGCGCGAGGCCGGCTTCGAGTCGATGGAGACGCTCGCGGAGGCCAACGCCGAAGCCGTTGCCGAGGCCGCCGAGGTCTCCGAGGAGCAGGCCGAAGAGTGGATCGGCGTCGTCGAGTCGAACCAGTTCTAA